ATAAGAGTCGCCGTTGAAAACAGACACAGCGACTGGCCCTTGTCTAGAAAGTTCGGTGCCGATCCTATGACTGCCGTTCAACTCATCGAGCAAGCATCCAGGCTCAGGCTCAACCCGGTCGGTGTGAGTTTCCATGTTGGTTCACAAAACTATGACCCAAAAAGTTGGTGGAATGCCATAGAAAGTGTGGCGCGCATCTTTTATTGGGCAGAAAAACTTTACGGTATCAACTTGAACGTGCTCGACATCGGTGGAGGCATCCCAGTCAAGCACATCAAGCCTATACCGACAGTTGAAGAGATAGGTATCACCGTACAACAAGCGATCAACGAATATCTGTACGGTGTGAAAGACCTGCAGATCTTCGCTGAACCAGGCCGCTCAATGGTTGGGGACGCAGCCATTCTCGTCACGAAAGTTTTGTTGAGATGCCAGCGTGGTAGTGAGGAGTGGGTTTACATCGATGCGGGTGTCTTCCATGGTCTGATGGAAACTATCGAGAATTTCCGTTATGAAATCGTCGTTGAAGGAAAGGAAGATGAACAGAAGGTACCTTTCGTTCTGGCTGGACCAACGTGTGACAGTGTTGACAAGATCTATGATGATGCAATGCTTCCTTATAACGTTACACTCGATGACATTTTGTACTTCATCAATGCTGGTGCTTACACCGTAGAATACGCCACGAACTTCAACGGCATCCCTGGACCGAAAGTCTACTTCGTTCAGGATCTAGTTTCTAAAGTTTGAACGAAAATTTGCCTTGCCCTCGGTCCATCGAACTCACAAAAGAATATCCGCTGCCAAGTACCGAGGGCAAGTTCTCCATCATTCACTAGGACCATCACAGAAGAGCCAATCAAACTTGCCTTTATGTGTGCATCAGCGTTGCCTTCAAGATGGCGATAATTTCCATCTGCCGGTACCAACCTAGAAAGTTTCTCAATGATGTCGAATCGAACGGAACTGTCTGCCCCCTCGTTTATGGTTATCGCAGCCGTCGTGTGAGGCACAAAGATGAAACACACACCGTTCTTCAACCCTGAATCCGATATTAACTTTTGAATTTGATCAGTGATATCTACCATCTCGACCCTTTGCTTTGTTCTAAGCGATAAGGTCATCATAGCAACGATTCACTCGAACGTGACATTGGTGATTATGACTATGTAACCGTTGTGTTCCTCAAACTCTACTTTGACCCGCTCGGGGGAAACTTTGAAGGTGTCACTCACCCAAGTTACGATCTTCTCTTTTATCCTTTCAGAATTCTTCTCGAACTCTGTCTTTGGGATGATCTCAGTGACAGAAACGGGTCGTCTACGCTCAAGAATAGCTTCTAATCTTTTGTAAGCTGTGTCTCTACTCCTTTCCCGCTTCTTTTTTCTACTGAAGAGGCCGAAGAACCACATCACTATCAGCTCCTCTTCTTACCAAACAGATTCTTGAAGAAGGACAAAAAGCCTTTTTCTTGCGCTTGTGATAGATCTTGATCCAACGGTATAGTTTCCCCCTTGAGACGCCTAGCGATGTTTTCAAAAACTTTTGTCACATTCAAATCGCCATTCAATACCACTGGGATACCCTTGTTCGTAGCGATTATCACATCTTCACAGTCCGGTACCACACCGATTATTTCCAGTGCCAGTGTGGTTGCAACATCTTGCTCGGTGAGCATTTCTCCAGCTTTGACCATCTTGGATTTGAACCTGTTCAATATAACCTTCATAGACTTCTCGTCAAATCCTAAATTTTCGAGTAGACCGACGACCCTGTCAGCATCGGAGAGCGCGGGGAGTTCTGGTGTGGTAACTATCAACGCAAGTTCTGCTGGAGCGACAGCGTTTCTGAAACCTCTCTCTATTCCCGCCGGAGAATCTATGATGATGTAGTCAAACAACGGATGCAAAGCTTTCACTACCGCTTTCATGTCTTCTGGTGAGACCATTTCCTTGGTTGCAACCTGAGACGTTGCTAGAAGATAGAGATTTCGCTGCTGCTTGTGTTTCACAAGAGCTTCCTGAGCGCTCACCTTACCATTCACCACATCGATCAACGTGTGCACAACCCTGTTCTCCAAGCCCAACACCACATCAAGATTCTTGAGGCCTATGTCTGCATCTATCACACAAACTTTGTCACCAAACTTCGCCAGGGTGCAACCAAGATTGGCCGTCACCGTGGTCTTACCAACACCACCTTTACCTGAAGTGACAACGATGACTTTAGCCACGAACGTTCACCACCTTGGGGAACATTTTTCGCATAAATTTTACCACAACACGCATTTTCAAAATGTGGCCATGTTTTACCACCACGTATTGTGTGGTAAGTTATCTACCACTATCTATAGAAAAATGGTAAATTTGCTCGAAAAGCCTTTCTAAAAGCAAGTTTTTTGATGGTAAATTGCTTCAATATAGCTTGAAGAAAGGACTAGAAACAACTGTGAAAAAACGGTGGATGTAGAGACTCACACCTTCAACCATCTTGCCAAGCGCTTTTGAGAAATTTACCATCGAAGAAATCAGCGATGAGAAAGGATTTTCCTTCAAATTTACCAAACGCCCCCCAAAATTTACCACGCAACTTACCACGCAACTTACCACTGAGCTTTATAAAAAATTTCGCTTTAGATGCCCATTTTCGTCAACGCAAAAGTTGCGTTAATAGATTTACCACCACCTATTTATTATTACTACTACGTAATGAGAATAATGATAGAATGATTTTTAGTAGGAAAAGCGTGGAAAATTTTCCAAAACTTGGGGGCGATCAACTTGTTCGTGAAAAACTGGATGAGTACGGACTTTCCATCCATAAGTGTCAAAGCAAGTGTACAGGAAGCTCTCAACCAAATGAGAAAGCACAGAACGGATTACTGTGTGGCGACAGATGAAGAGGGAAAGTTTGCAGGTTTTGTGTACAAGAACAACATCGCTAATGCAAACTTTGAAGCCAGTGTAGAAAATTACGTTTCCTTCCCGGACTTTTATGTACACGAAGATAGTTACATCGAAGAAGCTGCACTAACTTTCAGGGAATCACACGAAAGTTGCTTAGCAGTCGTCGATGAAGAAATGAAAGTCAAAGGTGTGGTAACCTTGACTGAGGTACTCGAAGCTTTCGTTGCGATCACTGCCATGGATGAACCTGGTGTACGTGTACTCATGGTCCTTCAAGACAAACCTGGCGAACTCAAAAAAGTTCTGGATGTCTTTGCAATGAACAACATAAACGTTCTTGCAGTCAATACGGTCAAGCGTGACGGGCTTCGCAGCTTGTCGATAAAAGTGGATGCTCATGAACCAAAGCAAATCGAATGGCTTCTGAAAGAACATGGCATCAAATTTGAAAAGCTAGTGAAGGAGGAAGGCTTCTGAAACAGTTGTTCTTGGCTGCCGTGCAAGGTGCAACCGAGTTTTTACCCATATCGAGTTCTGGTCACCTTCTTTTGGCATCAGAGCTCCTTCGTGGAGAGTTGAATCTTAAGATGGCTGTTCTACTCCACGTTGGTAGCTTGTTCGCCGTTTTACTCTTCGTTCGTCGTTCAATCCTCAGAGTTTTCAAAGATTGGAAATTTTTGGTCAATCTGGTTATTTCAACAATACCAGCAGCATTCGTAGGTATATTTTTCGAGGATTTGGTGGAACGAGCGTTTTCTAGCCTTTTTCTTTTACCATTGCTGTTCGCTATCAACGCGCTCGTGCTAACTCTCGCCTCACTGAAGAATGGTGATAGGAGTTTGGAGCAGATGAACGTTCAGCACGCATTGCTGATAGGTTTGTTTCAAGCCGTTGCTGTTTTCCCCGGCATATCTCGTAGCGGTATGGCTTTATCTGCAGCTTTGCTACTCGGTTACAAAAGAGAAGAGGCCGTAAAGTATGCTTTCCTAATGGCCATACCAGTACTCGCAGGTGCGAGTTTATTGAAATTGAAGGGAGCCTCAATTTTCATGGATCTGAGCTTTTTTGTCTCATTTTTGAGCAGTTTGCTGGCTCTGTTCGTTTTGAGAAAAGTGGTCTTGGTTGGCAAATTGAAAGTGTTCGCAAGTTATTGTCTAGCGGTGGCCTTTTTGGTTTTTGTTCTGGGGTGATGAGTTGATGAAGTTCGAGGTTCTGATAACTGGTGGAAGCATCAGAGTGCCTCCATATGTGGCAGCACCGTACTGTACTGTAGCGCTTTTGAGCGATGAAAAAAGGATGGTTCTCATAGAGCCAGGTAGTTTTCCGGCGTGGGAGGCGCTCGAACGGTCGTTCAAAGAAAAAGGTTTGAAAGCCGAAGACATAACTGATTTAGTCATCTCACACGTTCATATGGATCATATATTCTGTTCCATATTCTTCAAAAACGCGGTCGTTCATGTACATGAGAAATACATAGAAAGAAACTACTCTTCCTTTGGACCGATCGCTGGTTTATTTTACCCGATGGTTTTGAACAGTTGGAAAGAGGTTCATCCAATCAAGGATGGAGACGTACTCTTCGATTGCGTCAAGGTTTTCCACACTCCTTATCACTCCTCCGACCATGTGTCGCTGCTGATCCAAACGGAGAACATGGGAAGGGTCTTCATGCCCGGGGACATATGTTACAGCAGGATTGAGTACTTTGAATACATGAAGGGTTACAAGAAAGATGACGTCGCAAAATTCCTCAAGACCATTTCTAAAGATTGTGACTGGATCGTTTTCACACACGATTTGCCTATGAAGGTGGTGGGGTGAATGGTTGAAGAATTCGTAAATTACAGAGCGAAATTGAATCAGCTCATAGAGAAGAAAGGTAACCTACACACGAAGCGTTTCATGAATCTCGACGCACAGGTTTACGAAAAAGGCGTCTTGGACACCAAGACCAAAGAGATGCTCGGTTTGGTAGCCTCGATGGTGCTCAGATGCAACGATTGCATAACTTACCATATGATAAGACTCTTCCAATTGGGAACGAGTGATGAAGAGTTTTTTGAAATCTTCAACGTTGCCTTGATAGTCGGTGGTTCAATAGTCATACCGCATCTGCGAAAAGCAGTAGAAGTGTTGGAAGAACTGAGGGAGCTTGAAAAGAATGGCAAGACTGTTTCTCTTTGACGGTACTGGTCTTGCTTTCAGGGCTTATCATGCCATCGATCAGTCGCTGAGCACAAGTAATGGTGTTCCTACGAACGCAACTTACGGCTTGATGAGGATGATGCTAAAGTTCTTGAAAGAGTGGGTCAAGGAAGGCGATTACACAGGTTTTGCGATGGATAAAAAAACGAAAACTTACCGACACGAGTTACTCGCTGAATACAAGGCTCACAGGCCTTCCGCTCCGGATGCTATGTTGCAACAACTGCCATACATAAAACGTGGCGTTGAGGCGCTCGGGGTGAAGGTACTCGAGTATGAAGGTTGTGAAGCAGACGATGTCATCGCTACACTTGCGAAGAAAGGTGAATCAATCTTCGAAGAAATCCACATCGTCAGTGGAGACAAAGATATGCTTCAACTCGTGAGTGACAGAATAAAAGTTTGGCGTCCTGTGAAGGGGATTTCTGAATTGGAGATGTACGATGAAAAGAAGGTTTTAGAGAAGTTTTCTGTCCGACCGAGATACATAGTTGATCTGTTGGCGCTCGCGGGGGATGCCATCGACAATGTGCCAGGTGTACAAGGTATTGGTCCGAAAACAGCCGTTGAACTCATCTCACGCTATGGAAGCTTGGAGGAAATATACGAAAAGATCGACAAGAGCAGTAAGATAGGTAAAATGCTCTTCCAGTATAGAGAGGACGCCTTCAAAAGTAAGCGCCTTGTGACATTGATGACCAACCTTGAACTTGGTCTAGATTGGGAGGAGTTAAGGTATAAAGGTTTCAATCAGGAACGGCTCGTGGAATTTTTCAAAGAGTTGGAATTTTCAAGTTTGATGAAGGAACTTGGACTTTACAGCCAACAACCCGAGCAAACGCCATACAAAACAGTCTCAACAGAAGCGGAATTTGAAAAACTTTTGCAACGCATACACGCTAGCCAGTACGTTGTCATCGATGTTGAGACAGATTCTTTGATACCCTTAGATGCACATTTGGTTGGTGTTTCAGTGGCATTGCCAGATAAAAGTAGTTATTATGTACCAGTGGGTCACAAAAAAGGGCCAAACTTACCATTGGAAAAAGTTCTGAAGGGTTTGAAAACGGTCCTTGAGGACAAGACTACCAGGATCATCGGACAGAACTTGAAGTACGATTACGCTGTGTTCATGATGTATGGTCTCAGACCCAACGTGCCGACGTTTGATACCATGATCGCAGCCTATTTGTTGAACCCTGATGAGAAAAAGTTCGGCCTCGATGAACTGGCTTTGAAATTCCTCAACTATAAGATGATGAGCTTTGACGATTTGGTGAAGAGTTCTTCGCCCTTGTTCAGTGCGGTTACCTTTGCCGATGTTGATGTTCATGATGCGACGAGGTATTCTGCCGAGGATGCCGATGTCACGAGAAAATTGTACGAGCTTTTGAATGTGAAGTTGCATGAACAAGGCTTGACCGAGGTTTTGGAAAAAATAGAAATGCCGTTGATACCAATACTTGCGGAGATGGAATTAACGGGTGTTTATGTTGACGTTTCTTACCTTAAGGATTTATCAATGAAATACAATGTGAAGATGGATGAACTTTCGAGGCAGATATTCGATCTCGCCGGAGAAGTGTTCAATTTGAATTCACCGAAGCAGACAGCTTACGTGTTGTTCGAAAAGTTGAAGATCAAACCGAAGGGTAAAACACCGAGTGGTGAACCTTCCACCAGAGCTGATATTCTGGAAGACTTGGTTGAAGAGCATCCCATCGTACCGCTGATCCTTTCTTACAGGAAATATCAGAAATTGAAATCGACGTACCTAGATGTGTTACCGAAACTCGTTCATCCAAAAACAAACCGTATTCATACAAGTTTTCACCAGACTGGAACCGCTACGGGAAGGTTGAGCAGCAGCGATCCAAATTTGCAGAATTTACCCAGCAGGCAAGAGGAAGGCAGAGAGATAAGAAAGGCGATCGTACCTCAACACCCAAACTGGAAGATTGTGAGTGCTGATTATTCTCAGATTGAGCTCAGAGTGCTGGCACACATGAGCAAAGATGAAAATCTCATTGAAGCGTTCATCAAGGACAAAGACGTTCACACGTTTACTGCTTCACGCATATTCGGTGTGAGGGAAGAAGATGTTGACCCACAACAAAGGGCCATAGGTAAAATGGTCAACTTTTCCATCATATATGGAGTGTCTGCATACGGTTTATCGCAACGCACAGGTCTTTCCTTCAGGCAAGCGGAAGCTTTCATAAAGGAATACTTTGAGCTTTATCCAGGCGTGAGGGATTATCTGACGAAAGTCATATCTTTCGCGAAAACTCACGGACACGTGAGAACATTGTTCGGAAGAAAGCGTGAAGTACCGCAGTTGAGATCCTCCGACGTTTCGGTCAGGCAAGAAGGCGAAAGAATAGCCGTCAATACACCAATCCAAGGCACTGCTGCCGATATAATGAAACTTGCCATGATAAACGTTTACAACTTCCTCAAAGAAAATAAACTCAGAGCGAAGATGATACTTCAAATTCACGATGAACTCGTTCTAGAGGTTCCAAACGAGGAGGTGGAATTCGTCAGCACCAGGGTCAAGGAGATCATGGAAACAGTGGTAAAATTATCGGTACCACTGAAAACGGATGTAAAGGTATCCGATCACTGGGAATGAGGAGGTATCATGAATGGATGCACGGATCGTGAATGCATTGATAGCTGCTATCATCAACACGCTGAGAACCCTTTTGAATGTCTCACCGACGATCGGAAAACCCGGTTTGTTGAAGGAAATAAAGCCGAAGTTCGATATGATAACTGTTATAGGTTTTTCTGGAAACGTGGATGGAAACCTCATATACTCTTTCAGTCCAAGCACAGCACTCAAAGTTGTTTCTAAAATGATGGGTTTGCCGTACGATAATTTGGATGAACTCGCCATGAGTGCAATAGGTGAGCTTGGAAATATGATCGCCGGTGCACTCGCCATGAACCTGGAGAAGGCTGGATGCAGGATAGTCATAAGTCCTCCCACTGTTGTGACTGGAAACAATCTCAAACTTGCTGTGGAAGGGCTCGCAATAAATCTTCCAGCATCGATCTTTGACGGTGACGATGCAGAAGTTATACTTTCCGCTAAGGGTTCGATGAAATGTTCTCAGCAGTGATGATCCTTTTAGTTCTAGGTTGTGTGCTGTTTGTGTTGCTCATCGTTGCCTTTCGCACCTTTAAATTCGAATCTAAAGAACTCACGTGGAGAACTTTGTGGGTGATTCTTCTGTGTTTAATGTTGATGGGTCTTTCCATACTGTTCTCGTTTTTGGGGGGATGAACTGTGAAACAGTTGAGTGAACTGTTCGATTTCAAATCGAAACCGTCCGTGCACATGATGGTTTACTGTGCCTTGCTATTCTTTATGGCAAATTTCCTCGGTTTGATAGCTTCCGTTGCTGCAGTTGTATCTTGGGCGATATCGGTGCAGAGGTTTCTCGGTATCACGCAGGGATTAGGATTCTTTGCAGGGCTTGGGTTGTTACTGAGTTATCTCAAATGGCGAGGAGCACTCAGAGAGATTCACCGGCGACTTGCGGATCGATTTCCAAAGTATGCTTCTTTGATCATAACAGGCGATGAGCTTTGGTTGTTGATAGGTCTTTCAGCTTCCATCGCGGGTTTGTTCATAGTGCTCGTGCTTCCGTTTGGTTTCTTACTGTTGCTCGCGGGTTTGAGTTTGTTTGAACAACAGATGTTCTTATCGCTGAAATTGTTCGAAGAGAAAGAAAAGAAATTCTTCTCAGATTTGAACATACCATGCTCGATGTGCTTTACGAAAACTTACGATATTAATTATTTGATTTATTCGCTCGTCACGTTCTACGGTCACAGCTTCATCAAGATTCATGAAAACCTTGAAGCGTTCGAATGTTATTTCAGAGTTAGAGAAGAAATACTCAAGGAGGTGAAATCGTGAATTACAGATTCACAACGAGGGGTTTCGAAGCGACAACAGCGATGCAGCAGTATCTTGAAAAAAGGTTAGAAAAGGTTGACAGAGTCATAAGGGATGAGGAATTGGTGTCCGCAGAGATCAAGGCTGAGAAGGACGCTGTTAACTACGTGGTGAAGGCGAATTTGAACCTTAGAGGGAAAGTGATCGTTGTTCAAGAGAAACACCCAGATCTTTACACGGCGATGGATAATCTGTGTGACGCTCTAGAGAAAAAAGTGAAGAAGCTCAAATCGACGATCAGAGACAAACACAGAGAGCCAAAGCAAACCGAGATTCCAATCTCTGCGGAGGAAAGTGAAGAAGACATAGTTGAAACGAGGAGATTGCCTTTGAATGTGATGCCCTTGGAGGAAGCTGTTCTCCAGTTCAAAACCATGGAAAGGCAGTTCTTCCTGTTCAGAAACAGTGAGACGAATGAGATCAATCTTTTATTGCTCAGAAAGGATGGCAAGCTCAGTTTGTATGAATTCGTTGAATGAAAACTTGGGTGATAGTTGTGTCTACTGTTTTGATCATAAATGTTCAGAAAGATTTCGTGAGTGGTGCGATCGTTGAGGATGGTGAACTTCAGGAAATTTTCGATGAAGAGAACGAAACGATCGCTGGAAACCTCTATGTCGGATCGGTACAGAAAATCGTTCCCGGATTGAATGCAGCATTCATCGATATAGGTGAAGGTAAGAACGGTTTTTTGAGAATCTCAGATGTTGGAAAGTCCTACATCCAGCAGGTACTCGGTTCAAAACAGTTACAAGAAGGCACGAAACTTTTGGTTCAGGTGAAACACGATGCGGTGGGGCAGAAAGGCCCACAACTCACGTGTAAACTCTCACTCGTTGGTCGTTACGTGGTCTATTTCCCCCTATCCCGAGTTAGGGGGGTGTCGAAGAAAATTGTTGATCCTCGAGAAAGGGAGAGGTTGAAAAGCATCTTCTCCAAGTTGGAAAAGAATGAGGGGCTCGTCGTTAGGACAGCTGCAGAAGGGATACCTGCGGAAACCATCGAGGAAGAAGTTCAGTCTCTGAAGGAAGAATGGCGACAGGTCCTCAACAGTTTCAAAAAGGCAAGGAAGGTGAAATTGCTCAGAAGAGAACCAACTGCGATCGATTATATATTGAGAGAACGGTTGAACAAGAATATAGACGAAGTTTTTGTGAATGATCCAGAAGTTTGTGAAATGGTCAAGCAAGAAGTCAAAAAAATCAGCAAATCAATCCTTGTACATTTTTTAGAGGGCGATCTGTTTGAGCGTTTCAACGTCTATCATCAACTCAACGTTTTGCAGAGACGTACGATAGATCTTCCCAGCGGAGGTTATGTGGCCCTCGACACAACTGAAGCTATGACTGTGTTCGATGTTAACTCAGCGAGTTCCACGATGGGTAAGAATCAGGCCGAACTGGCATTCAGAACGAACGTGGAAGCCGCGAAAGAGATTGCCAGACAGCTCAGGTTGAGAAACATAGGTGGAATAATTATTGTAGACTTCATCGGTATGCCGAACAGAGATTATTACGATCAACTTTTCAAGAAAATCCGTGAATCTTTTGAGAAAGACCCCGCGCACGTGGAACTTTTAGGTTTCACTAGACTCGGCTTGTTCGAGATGACGCGCAAAAGACGAACTCCTTCCAGTGAACAACTCCTCTTCTCGGCATGCCCAGTTTGTAAGGGTTCTGGGAGAGTGTTTTCGGCGACCATAGTGCTCAGGAGGTTGTTCAACGAGTTGAACAAAATCGATTTGGCTCAATACAGCTCGGTGAAGATAAACTTACACCAGAGATTTTCAGGCTATTCTGAAAAGATCAAAACCTTAGTTTCGGAGTACAAAGACAAGATCAAAATCAGTTTCAGCAATTCAGATCCAAACGATTTTGAGATCACCCTCTCAAAGAAAGTTTAGCGGTTGTTCGTTCTCAGGGAGGAAAATTGCGCAAGCCAGTTTCCTTGCGCTTGCATTCTTGACACGACTTCTTCCATCGCTGAGAATTTGTTCCACAAATAAGTTTCTCTCTTTTGCAATCGTTCCAACCATGTTTCCAACTGTTTCGCTAGGTCTCTCAACTGTTTCGTGATAGTTCCAGTGATACCTGCTAGGCTGTCTATTCTTCCACCGAACTTTGTGAGTTCCCTCATGTAAGATTGAACTCTTTGAGCAAAACCGTCCGGTCCTCCGAAGAATGTCCAGACTTTTTGGGGATCTTCCCTCAAAAGATTCCTCAACTTTTCCTCGTCCAATTCGAGTTTCCCCGTTTTCATGTTTTGATATCCAAATTTGCTCGTTTCTATACCCAACTGCCATAAGTAAGAAATATCGCCTTCGATGCGTGTTGTTATGAAGCTTCTGAGTTTGAAGAATATTTCGTTCAAAAGGGAATCTCTCCGAAGCATACCTTGAAGTTTTTCTTCCTCCGTCATTTCTTCCTTTTTCTTCCCCGTTATGGGTTTTTCGTTCATCTTGTTGTAGATGTATTCCATCAGTTCGTTCCAATTTTTAACGAACTCCTTCACTTTCGAAACGATGGATTCAACGTCGTTCTCAACCGAGAACTTCACCGCTGTATCGAAGACTTCTCTCACCTTGATGGAAAGCCCCATATGGGTGAGCTCCAACGTGGATGAGTAGAGATCAACCCAGTTGACATTGTCGCTACTGAGTTGAACGCGGGTCACATTCCCGATGTTGAATTGACCTACATCCAAGCCGAGTAGATTGAGCAAATTTGAACTTCCATCTTCCAAGCTGATCATGTTTGCTCCAGTTTGATTCGACGTGATGAGCAATTTGTCAGAGTTGGCATCGTACATTGCGGTCACACCAGCAGAACTCGAATTTATGGCATCTATGAGTTGTTTCAAAGTCATGTTGGTACTCACATTGATTTGAACACCATTTATTTTGAGCGTGCCACTCTCGATCGTGATGTTCCTGTAGTTTGCAATTTGAGAGAGTGTTTTGTGGAGAGCCACTGCACCTAAGTGTGCGGTGCTGCGTAAAACATACTTCCCACTTTCTTGAACAACGGGTGCGTTGTTCAGATTGAAAACGAAACCGAATGTACCACTCTCGGTTCGAAGTGCAAACGCTTGAGAACTTTCTATCACGAGTTTTCCATCTTCGAACTTGACGTTGCCTTCCCCAAAAATATCGTCGAGCTTATCGATGATGTCAGAAATCGTATCGTTCTTCGAGATGTTCACCGTATGTATTGAAGCACCAAGCTGGATCTTCAGAACAGAATCGGTTGGATTGTACCTGTAGATCAGATCACCAAACTTCGTTGAAACATCGATTTGAGGTCCCAGAGTCCTTCCGCTGAGAAACGAGCTTCTACTCGCTATCGATAGAACCTTAATGTAATAAGTGCCGACTTTGGCCGAAGCGGAGGCGTCAATCGAGACATTTTGTGAATCGATCGAGACTCTTTTTGCCATCAACGTAGATTGGAGTTTGAAACTGGTGAGGAACGTTCCAAAATTTTCGAGCTTCTCCTCCAGCTGTTGATAGGCTTTTTGTTTCAATCCCAAGTCCTCGTATTTTTGGTATAACCTCTGC
This sequence is a window from Pseudothermotoga sp.. Protein-coding genes within it:
- a CDS encoding Rne/Rng family ribonuclease codes for the protein MSTVLIINVQKDFVSGAIVEDGELQEIFDEENETIAGNLYVGSVQKIVPGLNAAFIDIGEGKNGFLRISDVGKSYIQQVLGSKQLQEGTKLLVQVKHDAVGQKGPQLTCKLSLVGRYVVYFPLSRVRGVSKKIVDPRERERLKSIFSKLEKNEGLVVRTAAEGIPAETIEEEVQSLKEEWRQVLNSFKKARKVKLLRREPTAIDYILRERLNKNIDEVFVNDPEVCEMVKQEVKKISKSILVHFLEGDLFERFNVYHQLNVLQRRTIDLPSGGYVALDTTEAMTVFDVNSASSTMGKNQAELAFRTNVEAAKEIARQLRLRNIGGIIIVDFIGMPNRDYYDQLFKKIRESFEKDPAHVELLGFTRLGLFEMTRKRRTPSSEQLLFSACPVCKGSGRVFSATIVLRRLFNELNKIDLAQYSSVKINLHQRFSGYSEKIKTLVSEYKDKIKISFSNSDPNDFEITLSKKV
- the fliD gene encoding flagellar filament capping protein FliD; this translates as MDAISKIASSINYRYQSTRIQFGGLASGLSTSDIVDALLELESKPAQRLYQKYEDLGLKQKAYQQLEEKLENFGTFLTSFKLQSTLMAKRVSIDSQNVSIDASASAKVGTYYIKVLSIASRSSFLSGRTLGPQIDVSTKFGDLIYRYNPTDSVLKIQLGASIHTVNISKNDTISDIIDKLDDIFGEGNVKFEDGKLVIESSQAFALRTESGTFGFVFNLNNAPVVQESGKYVLRSTAHLGAVALHKTLSQIANYRNITIESGTLKINGVQINVSTNMTLKQLIDAINSSSAGVTAMYDANSDKLLITSNQTGANMISLEDGSSNLLNLLGLDVGQFNIGNVTRVQLSSDNVNWVDLYSSTLELTHMGLSIKVREVFDTAVKFSVENDVESIVSKVKEFVKNWNELMEYIYNKMNEKPITGKKKEEMTEEEKLQGMLRRDSLLNEIFFKLRSFITTRIEGDISYLWQLGIETSKFGYQNMKTGKLELDEEKLRNLLREDPQKVWTFFGGPDGFAQRVQSYMRELTKFGGRIDSLAGITGTITKQLRDLAKQLETWLERLQKRETYLWNKFSAMEEVVSRMQAQGNWLAQFSSLRTNNR